The nucleotide sequence CATTCCTGCGGGGGTAGATAACAATTCCAGAATCAAACTCTCTGGTGAGGGTGAACATGGGATTGATGGGGGACCTCCGGGAGACCTCTACGTTGTGATTCGTGTGAAGAAACATCCGATCTTCGAACGGGATGGATCTGACATATATTGTGAGGTTCCAATCAGCTTTCCACAAGTAGCCCTTGGCACTGAAATTGAGGTTCCTACCTTGGAGGGTAAAGCTCGCTTAAAAATCCCAGCTGGCGCCCAGTCCCACAAAATATTTCGCCTGAGGAATCAAGGAATCGTAAACTTGCGTGGTGGCAACAGAGGGGATTTGCATGTGCGGATTGTAGTTGAAACTCCGACAAATCTCTCTGTTCGACAAAGAGAGCTACTTGAAGAGATGGAAAACATCAGTGATCAAGATAGTCACCCCCTGAGAGACAAATTCATGAACACAATCAAAGGTTTTTTCTCCTAGAAAAATCATGAATTTGTCTAACACAGATTTGTTTGATGATTTTGAAGATCAACTTCAAGGTTGTGAACTCTCATTCCAAAACTTTAGTGGTAACAAGAGCTTTTTTGGCCAGATCTCCACAATCAGGTGCCATGAAGACAAGAGTCTAATTGCCAGACTCTATCGGAAAACGGTCAGGGAAGGGTTCTGGTGATTGATGGTGCAGGCTCCCTTCGTAGAGCCCTTGTTGGAGATGTGATCGCAGAGCTTGCCCGTGGCAACGGTTGATCTGGAATCGTTGTGCACTGTGTGATTCGTGACAGCGTTGCAATTGGTAAATTGGCTTGAAGGCTCTTGGTACGAGTCCTCGTAGAAGTACCAAAACGGGATCTGGCTTCCAAAACATACCCCTACAATTTGGGAACACCTACTTTACACCAAACCATTGAATTTATTGTGATTCTGATGGAATAACAGTATCTCTGACAAACTTACTCGCCTGAAATACCCCCTGCACCCCCATATATCCTGATCGAACGATCTTCCAACACTTGAATCCTCCCTGAATAAGGGATAAGTTCGTCGGCTCAATTTAACTGGAAATAAGTTTGGTTCAACAGACAGTTCACAGAATAGTATTACGCTAACTCAAAGACATGCCCCAACCTAAGTTGATTTCTCTAGCAACTGCAGTTGATCGCTTCACGCAAAACGGTGTTCAATATGCCAGCGGTGCGGCACTACCAATCGGTTCTGATGCGATCGTTCTTGGACGGGAACTTTTGCGTCAGGGTCGGAATCAACTCCATGCGATTTTTCACTGTAATTCCCAGCAACTCAATCTCTTGGCTGGGGCTGGTGCTGTGGATAAAGCAGAATGTGGTTTTTCTGGTCTCGAGGTTTTTGGATTTGCCAACGGACTGCGCAGAGCGGTAGAAACTGGTGTGACCCAACTGGAAGATTATTCCAATCTTGCCATGGCAATCAGGCTATTTGGTGGTGCGATGAACTGGCCCTTCGTACCCGCTACAGTAAATATCGGCTCCGACATTCAGTATCGCAGCGCTTTCTCACCAGAAGAATATCCAGCAACCAGCAAGATACCTATGATCACCGATCCCTTCAGTGGTCGACAACTCGGGGCCTTTCAAAGTTTACAACCAGAAGTTGCTGCAATTCATGTCTCCATGGCCGACTTACTGGGTAACGCTATCATGTTGGGAACGGAGTGGAGCCGGTTTGAATTATCTCGTGCCGCCAAAAAGGTGATCTTGGTGGCTGATGAAATTGTCCACACAGACTGTATGAGACAATTCCCTAACCTGGTCCGCATTCCAGATATCGTAGTTGATGCCGTTGTCTACTGGCCTTTTGCTGCCTGGCCACAAAGTTCACCAGGACTTTATGATGTGGATGAAGATCATATGCGTTCAATGAACAAAGCTCTTGCTACGGAAGAAACCACCCAACAATATTTGAAAGACTATGTATTTAGCTACCAGAGTCACCGAGACTATCTGGGCATGATTGGCAATGAGACGAGAGAAAAAATCACCCAAACCGAAACCAGTTTTCTGATGGATCCTTACCGCAAGTGGATTCTTTCTGCAGATGAAATTTCAAAATTAGTTTTGGAGGGTGAGAGATGAACAGTCATAAGCTTGAATACACTCGCCAGGAAATGATGGCTATTGCCACTGGCCGGGAATTACGTGACGGCGAGCTAGCCATCTTTGGTGTGGGACTCTCAATGCTGGCTGGTTATTTTGCTCAAGAGCACCATGCACCAAATATTCGTGCAATGACGGAGGGTGGAGTTTATGGAGCAATTCCAGTTGGAGGACTCCCTTGGGGGATTGAATGCAACCGTATCTCAGTGAATGCGACCAGTTTCACGAATGGAGTGGATGCACTAGGATTTCTAGTCGCTTCCGGACGCTGTGATGTCGGTATTATTGGAGCCGCTCAGGTCGATAAGTTTGGAAACGTCAATACCACTGGAATTTGGGATGGGGAGATTGGAGAACACTATCGAGCGCCCAAAACCAGGCTAACTGGCGCTGGAGGAGCAAACGATATTGCATGTGGAGCGGGTAGGGTTTTGATCATGGTAGCCCATGAGCCAAAAAGATTTGCTGAAAAGGTAACCTACATAAGCTCACCTGGATACTTGGATGGCGGGAATACTCGAGAGCGTTACGGTTTTGTAGGAGGTGGCCCCTCTGCAATCATCACAACTCTAGGTATCCTCAGACCTAACCCCGATACCAAGGAATTTCAACTAGATGCCTACTACCCTTTCTCAAACATAGAGGAAATCCAGTCCAATACTGGTTGGGAACTGAAGGTTTCTCCAAGGGTGCATGTTGTATCAGAACCAACTGTGGATGAATTAAAAGCATTGCGGAAAGTTGATGAAACTGGAGCGTTGCGCAAACAGTGAGACAAGTGATCAATTTCTAAATTTAACTCAATCAGAGAAGAAAATGACTGAAGCAGCTTTGGTACTTTGCCACGACGATGAAGGCGTGACCACACTGACTATGAATCGACCTCAAGCACGGAATGCTCTCTCCCAAGGAATGCTGAGAGCAATGCTAGATGCCTTCATTGAGGTTTCTACAGATGAAAAAGCCAGAGTTGTCATTCTGGCAGGAGCTGGCCCTGGCTTTTGTGCGGGACACGATCTCAAGGAGATCAAGGCTCAGAATTATTCAAGAAATTACACAGAACAACTTTTCGCAGATTGTGCAGAGTTGATGCAGACGATCATCCGTCTACCTAAACCTGTAATTGCCCAGGTAGATGGAATAGCGACTGCTGCAGGAGCCCAACTCGTAGCAAGTTGTGATTTGGCGATTTCCTCACAAGAGGCACGCTTTGCAACACCTGGTGTTAATATCGGTTTATTTTGTTCCACTCCAATGGTTGCTCTTTCTCGTAATTTATCGAACAAGCACGCTATGCAGATGCTACTGACAGGCGACCTGATTGATGCCCAAAATGCCTACAGAATGGGATTAGTCAACGAAGTTGTCGATGCAGAACAGCTTGAGATGAAGACGATGGAACTGGCAAGAAAGATTGCCTCCAAATCTCCACTGACTGTCGCTATCGGCAAGGAAGCCTATTACCGGCAGGCTGAACTGCCATTGGGTGAAGCGTATGATTACACGAAGGAGGTGATGGTTCGAAATCTGGAGGCTCGGGATGCTCAAGAGGGAATCTCTGCTTTCATTGAAAAACGTCATCCCGTCTGGTGTGGGAAATAGTTCCATCTACGATCAGTTGCGTCTTCGCAGTAGGATTCAGAATCTCCCAATGAGCAACCTGGAGATAAAAAAAACCACCATGCCAACCACGATGGTTAGCAACAGGTTGTTTTTCCACCAACCC is from SAR324 cluster bacterium and encodes:
- a CDS encoding DnaJ C-terminal domain-containing protein, which encodes IPAGVDNNSRIKLSGEGEHGIDGGPPGDLYVVIRVKKHPIFERDGSDIYCEVPISFPQVALGTEIEVPTLEGKARLKIPAGAQSHKIFRLRNQGIVNLRGGNRGDLHVRIVVETPTNLSVRQRELLEEMENISDQDSHPLRDKFMNTIKGFFS
- a CDS encoding CoA-transferase, which translates into the protein MPQPKLISLATAVDRFTQNGVQYASGAALPIGSDAIVLGRELLRQGRNQLHAIFHCNSQQLNLLAGAGAVDKAECGFSGLEVFGFANGLRRAVETGVTQLEDYSNLAMAIRLFGGAMNWPFVPATVNIGSDIQYRSAFSPEEYPATSKIPMITDPFSGRQLGAFQSLQPEVAAIHVSMADLLGNAIMLGTEWSRFELSRAAKKVILVADEIVHTDCMRQFPNLVRIPDIVVDAVVYWPFAAWPQSSPGLYDVDEDHMRSMNKALATEETTQQYLKDYVFSYQSHRDYLGMIGNETREKITQTETSFLMDPYRKWILSADEISKLVLEGER
- a CDS encoding CoA-transferase gives rise to the protein MNSHKLEYTRQEMMAIATGRELRDGELAIFGVGLSMLAGYFAQEHHAPNIRAMTEGGVYGAIPVGGLPWGIECNRISVNATSFTNGVDALGFLVASGRCDVGIIGAAQVDKFGNVNTTGIWDGEIGEHYRAPKTRLTGAGGANDIACGAGRVLIMVAHEPKRFAEKVTYISSPGYLDGGNTRERYGFVGGGPSAIITTLGILRPNPDTKEFQLDAYYPFSNIEEIQSNTGWELKVSPRVHVVSEPTVDELKALRKVDETGALRKQ
- a CDS encoding enoyl-CoA hydratase translates to MTEAALVLCHDDEGVTTLTMNRPQARNALSQGMLRAMLDAFIEVSTDEKARVVILAGAGPGFCAGHDLKEIKAQNYSRNYTEQLFADCAELMQTIIRLPKPVIAQVDGIATAAGAQLVASCDLAISSQEARFATPGVNIGLFCSTPMVALSRNLSNKHAMQMLLTGDLIDAQNAYRMGLVNEVVDAEQLEMKTMELARKIASKSPLTVAIGKEAYYRQAELPLGEAYDYTKEVMVRNLEARDAQEGISAFIEKRHPVWCGK